In Persicimonas caeni, a single window of DNA contains:
- a CDS encoding IPT/TIG domain-containing protein, with the protein MQSLPRYSISFIVGVFLLSLQGQAFAVDYFLKNDGMGENFEGTTATAELISGEMYAATFELPSSWQLPVELQGVRVLMVDGSEPSKSYCGRFTIEVWEEAAGAPTNPGTCPYTRVKDPGPVVYSMSNQFQSNPIGFELVGNNNNWQDMRFSAINNNAQLGVTINPVMLNTRRVRVAIKAIDNQCFNVSNANAFPVLVTDDDGTSADNFLYGEADLCGSISGTVPPPEFYYWTDFAQYFQATPGDFIMRLIFDRPGPGGGDAGGDAGADAGPDVGMDVGIDAGADTGSSDIGLDAKPADVSGGEDVAQQDTSSGQQDTGAELSITSVSPSTITNDQSTNIAIVGGGFVAGAQVLIGAEAVGVTETQSGIIKATVPEGFALGMHDVIVTNPGGATAVLEDGLEVTEPGAADADAGAGADTDSVGQSNNGSGAAAEGCGCRSVDTAAATSTWAWVLAALALLGVMLRRRLVPTRRRC; encoded by the coding sequence ATGCAGTCGCTGCCACGCTACTCGATATCATTCATTGTCGGGGTCTTCTTGCTGTCCCTGCAAGGGCAGGCTTTCGCCGTCGACTATTTTCTAAAGAACGACGGCATGGGAGAAAATTTCGAGGGGACCACGGCGACCGCCGAACTCATCAGCGGAGAGATGTACGCGGCGACCTTCGAGTTGCCGTCGAGCTGGCAGTTGCCTGTGGAGCTGCAGGGCGTGCGTGTGCTCATGGTCGACGGCAGCGAGCCCTCGAAGAGTTACTGCGGTCGGTTCACCATCGAGGTGTGGGAGGAGGCGGCCGGTGCGCCGACCAACCCGGGGACCTGTCCGTATACCCGCGTCAAAGACCCCGGGCCGGTCGTCTACAGCATGTCCAACCAATTCCAGAGCAACCCGATCGGCTTCGAGTTGGTGGGCAATAACAACAATTGGCAGGACATGCGGTTTTCTGCCATCAACAACAACGCCCAGCTCGGCGTGACCATTAATCCGGTCATGCTCAATACGCGGCGGGTGCGCGTGGCGATCAAGGCGATCGACAACCAGTGCTTCAACGTCAGCAACGCCAATGCGTTTCCGGTGCTGGTTACCGACGACGACGGCACCTCGGCGGACAACTTCTTGTACGGCGAGGCTGACCTGTGCGGAAGCATCTCGGGGACGGTGCCGCCGCCCGAGTTTTATTACTGGACCGATTTCGCCCAGTACTTTCAGGCGACCCCCGGTGACTTCATCATGCGGTTGATTTTCGACAGACCCGGACCCGGCGGTGGCGACGCGGGGGGCGACGCCGGAGCGGACGCGGGGCCGGACGTCGGCATGGACGTGGGCATCGACGCCGGAGCGGACACGGGCAGCAGTGATATCGGCCTCGACGCCAAGCCGGCCGATGTATCGGGCGGCGAGGATGTCGCCCAGCAAGACACCTCCAGCGGCCAGCAAGATACCGGCGCCGAACTGAGCATCACTTCGGTATCGCCCTCGACCATCACAAACGACCAGTCGACCAATATCGCCATCGTCGGAGGCGGCTTTGTAGCCGGCGCCCAGGTGCTCATCGGCGCCGAGGCCGTAGGCGTCACCGAGACGCAGTCGGGTATCATCAAGGCGACGGTGCCCGAGGGCTTCGCGTTGGGCATGCATGACGTCATCGTGACCAACCCGGGTGGTGCCACGGCAGTCCTCGAAGACGGACTCGAGGTCACCGAGCCCGGCGCGGCCGACGCCGATGCGGGAGCGGGCGCAGACACCGACAGCGTGGGCCAGAGCAATAATGGGAGTGGTGCCGCCGCCGAGGGTTGCGGGTGCCGTTCGGTCGACACCGCCGCGGCGACGTCGACGTGGGCGTGGGTCCTCGCTGCACTGGCGCTGTTGGGCGTGATGCTTCGGCGCCGGCTGGTGCCAACTCGCCGGCGGTGTTGA
- the cls gene encoding cardiolipin synthase, whose amino-acid sequence MSLSLISYLLDLTWEINWWTVVWWGGMLVALFHIPSVLLRRETRPMAALAWVLCLIALPVLGVILWWMIGRTRLERRKRRWARSKKVVTDSLADVRQAIELPDDSAHTRINDGGSHFASDDALYLRQEEGVFPPTEGNRVEIFSSGQDAFNAFERAIREATDHVHFQFYIWQRDDMGRRFRDLLTEKAKEGVEVRVLYDAVGGAPVKRGFMDPLIEAGAKVESFLPVVLFERQLRVNFRNHRKIIVVDGKTGFTGGVNIGDEYCDWLDLAFRLDGPVVLQLQEVFAEDWYFATGEDLASTRYFVGTEAVQKALEETSEREDDADDIEQGRVAESVTARIIASGPDNPESAIQNVFFMAITGASRRIYITTPYFVPDQAMLMAIKTAAMRGVDVRLLTPGTSDIPIAQAAGRSYYAELLAAGVRIYEYHEERVLHAKSVVVDDVWSIIGSANMDIRSFLLNFEANAVLRDRELNSTLAELFETHLERSTEMRLQDFEKRPLKHRLVESTARLFSPLL is encoded by the coding sequence ATGAGCCTCTCGTTGATCTCATATCTGCTGGACCTGACCTGGGAGATTAACTGGTGGACGGTGGTCTGGTGGGGCGGCATGCTCGTCGCCCTGTTCCACATCCCGTCGGTGTTGCTTCGTCGCGAGACGCGCCCGATGGCCGCGCTGGCATGGGTCTTGTGCCTCATCGCGCTGCCGGTGCTCGGCGTCATCTTGTGGTGGATGATCGGGCGAACACGTCTCGAGCGCCGAAAGCGGCGATGGGCGCGCTCCAAAAAGGTGGTGACCGACAGTCTGGCTGACGTGCGCCAGGCGATCGAGCTTCCCGACGATTCGGCCCACACCCGCATTAACGACGGAGGGTCCCACTTTGCCTCCGACGACGCGCTTTACCTGCGCCAAGAGGAGGGCGTTTTCCCGCCGACCGAAGGCAACCGTGTCGAGATCTTCTCGTCGGGTCAAGACGCCTTCAACGCCTTCGAGCGAGCCATCCGCGAGGCGACCGACCACGTTCATTTCCAGTTCTACATCTGGCAGCGTGACGATATGGGGCGGCGCTTCCGCGACCTGCTCACCGAGAAGGCCAAAGAGGGCGTCGAGGTGCGGGTGCTCTACGACGCGGTGGGGGGCGCCCCGGTCAAACGCGGCTTCATGGACCCGCTCATCGAGGCGGGAGCCAAGGTCGAGTCCTTCTTGCCCGTGGTCCTCTTCGAGCGCCAATTGCGGGTCAACTTTCGCAACCACCGAAAGATCATCGTCGTCGACGGCAAGACCGGGTTCACCGGCGGCGTCAATATCGGTGATGAGTATTGCGACTGGCTCGATCTGGCATTCCGTCTCGACGGGCCGGTCGTGCTGCAACTCCAGGAGGTCTTCGCCGAGGATTGGTATTTCGCCACCGGCGAAGACCTGGCCAGCACGCGCTACTTCGTGGGCACCGAGGCGGTCCAAAAGGCCTTGGAAGAGACGTCGGAGCGCGAGGACGACGCCGACGACATCGAGCAGGGGAGGGTGGCCGAGTCCGTGACCGCCAGGATCATCGCCAGCGGCCCGGACAACCCCGAGAGCGCCATCCAGAACGTCTTCTTTATGGCCATCACCGGCGCGTCTCGGCGTATATACATCACCACGCCGTATTTCGTGCCCGACCAGGCGATGCTCATGGCCATCAAGACCGCGGCGATGCGAGGCGTCGACGTGCGGCTTTTGACGCCGGGCACCTCGGATATCCCCATCGCCCAAGCCGCCGGCCGTTCCTACTACGCCGAATTGCTCGCCGCCGGGGTGCGTATCTACGAGTACCACGAAGAGCGCGTGCTCCACGCCAAGTCGGTAGTCGTCGACGACGTCTGGTCGATCATCGGAAGCGCCAACATGGATATTCGAAGCTTTCTATTGAACTTCGAGGCCAACGCCGTGCTGCGTGACCGCGAGCTCAACTCGACATTGGCCGAGCTCTTCGAGACGCACCTCGAGCGTAGCACCGAGATGCGTCTGCAAGATTTCGAGAAGAGGCCGCTCAAGCACCGGTTGGTGGAGAGCACGGCGAGGTTGTTCAGCCCGTTGCTATGA
- a CDS encoding response regulator, which translates to MIHKILGVLVVAFVPLLVLVAWAASNSMSEIEDHATSEAASALRAAEYRRLAHSADERSHSLEVELAQLEGDVASLQSAWSGMTRPQRRVMRLVEYEEPGLLDFPGYGYVDPEIGAYADFQLRSNASPWLPRFAVERARNDPQWREHLEGQLNRAVQLTSLLSDTISRHQNILDLAWIVMADGPTNAQPRYDYAALIAADPSLANIVEAEFDYVRRVGPEFNPKQQVTWLDPYFDPLKGIWMTSCVAPLYEAGGFVGSVGVDVLLSTVIRHVTKVDKEAGEYVFLTTGGGHLLAASEDAVDVLTWTDAHRRAFRRTLNSSKTRTWTDAEIDAMRSNTLDEHPERNVRELAEAMAAGKKGTWELELGGERVIVSIAPIENAGWSLAVVSPLEHALAGARAIQTTVRDKGERVREQFLIFLGIVVLIGGAVTAALHMMVIRPLTRLTDRVAELSWDSLRWDSEAFDAKGPRRKDEIGQLHRKFHEMVTALGASRDEVTAANEKLEERVRQRTAQLRQKNLTLERSREELQRAKEAAEAANAAKSDFLASMSHDIRTPMYGIVGTLQLLEETRLTPTQREYLGLLYVSTETLMHLVNDVLDFAKIEAREIELHEESFDLCGLLNDLVQVHGVLADQKGLELRLELEEGLPRRVVGDANRLRQVLANLVSNAIKFTDTGEVDISVALAEEKDDAVVLEFAVCDTGPGIPDEQIDVIFESFKQLRSSYTEPWQGSGLGLAIVLGLVELMGGEIRVESELGRGSAFRVCVELTHPEGTCAGRSETWCAPKLEGEEMEASVAESVVGAGASAAPKRVLVAEDNRVNQVLVTRLLERRGHSVEIAPHGKAAVDMVAADHFDLVLMDVQMPEMNGLEATEAIRRREAQQNGPHTPIVAMTAHARPEDRERALAAGMDDYLAKPANADELYALIDRLASDAGALAEHPSSSQPTRP; encoded by the coding sequence ATGATTCACAAGATTTTGGGGGTGCTCGTCGTGGCGTTTGTGCCACTGTTGGTGCTGGTGGCTTGGGCGGCGAGCAACAGCATGAGCGAGATCGAGGACCACGCGACCTCGGAGGCGGCCAGCGCGTTGCGCGCTGCGGAGTACCGCCGACTGGCGCACTCGGCCGACGAGCGCTCCCACAGCCTCGAGGTCGAACTCGCCCAGCTCGAGGGCGACGTCGCCTCGCTGCAGTCGGCCTGGTCGGGCATGACTCGGCCCCAGCGCCGGGTGATGCGGCTGGTCGAGTACGAGGAGCCGGGCCTGTTGGACTTCCCCGGCTACGGCTACGTCGACCCGGAGATTGGCGCTTATGCCGATTTCCAACTGCGCAGCAACGCCTCGCCCTGGCTTCCCCGGTTTGCCGTCGAGCGCGCTCGCAATGATCCGCAGTGGCGCGAGCACCTCGAAGGCCAACTCAACCGCGCAGTGCAGCTCACTTCGTTGCTCTCCGACACGATAAGTCGACACCAAAATATCCTCGACCTCGCCTGGATCGTGATGGCCGACGGGCCGACCAACGCCCAACCGCGCTACGATTACGCCGCTCTCATCGCCGCCGACCCCAGTCTGGCCAATATCGTCGAGGCGGAGTTCGACTACGTGCGCCGGGTCGGCCCGGAGTTCAACCCGAAGCAGCAAGTTACCTGGCTCGACCCGTATTTCGACCCCCTCAAAGGCATCTGGATGACGAGCTGTGTGGCCCCGCTCTATGAGGCTGGCGGCTTTGTGGGGTCTGTGGGCGTGGACGTGCTCCTCTCGACGGTAATTCGGCACGTCACCAAGGTCGACAAGGAGGCTGGGGAGTACGTCTTCTTGACGACGGGAGGTGGGCATCTGTTGGCGGCCTCCGAGGACGCCGTAGATGTGTTGACGTGGACCGACGCGCACCGTCGGGCGTTTCGGCGCACGTTGAATTCCTCCAAGACGCGTACATGGACCGACGCGGAAATCGACGCGATGCGCTCCAATACACTCGACGAGCATCCGGAGCGCAATGTGCGCGAACTCGCCGAGGCGATGGCGGCGGGCAAGAAGGGGACGTGGGAGCTCGAGCTGGGCGGTGAGCGCGTGATCGTCTCCATCGCTCCTATCGAAAACGCCGGGTGGTCGTTGGCAGTGGTCAGTCCCTTGGAGCACGCCTTGGCCGGCGCACGGGCGATTCAGACGACGGTGCGTGACAAAGGCGAGCGGGTCCGCGAGCAATTTCTCATCTTCTTGGGCATCGTCGTGCTCATCGGTGGGGCGGTCACCGCCGCGTTGCACATGATGGTCATCCGCCCCCTCACCAGGCTTACCGACAGGGTCGCCGAACTCAGCTGGGACTCGCTTCGGTGGGACTCGGAGGCCTTCGACGCCAAGGGGCCGCGACGCAAAGACGAGATCGGCCAACTCCACCGAAAGTTCCACGAAATGGTGACGGCGCTGGGTGCGTCGCGAGACGAGGTGACCGCGGCCAATGAGAAACTCGAGGAGCGCGTGCGACAGCGCACTGCACAGCTTCGCCAGAAAAACCTGACGCTGGAGCGCTCGCGCGAAGAGCTGCAGCGGGCCAAAGAAGCGGCCGAGGCGGCCAACGCCGCCAAGAGCGACTTTTTGGCGAGCATGAGTCACGATATCCGCACGCCGATGTACGGGATCGTGGGGACCTTGCAACTTCTCGAGGAGACGCGGCTCACGCCCACCCAGCGCGAGTATCTGGGGCTTTTATACGTGTCGACCGAGACGCTCATGCACTTGGTCAACGATGTGCTCGATTTTGCCAAGATCGAAGCCCGTGAGATCGAGCTGCACGAGGAGTCTTTCGACTTGTGTGGGCTGCTCAACGATCTCGTGCAGGTTCACGGGGTGCTTGCCGACCAAAAGGGCCTCGAATTGCGATTGGAGCTCGAAGAGGGCCTGCCGCGAAGGGTCGTAGGGGACGCCAATCGTCTGCGTCAGGTCCTCGCCAACCTGGTGAGCAACGCCATCAAGTTTACGGACACCGGGGAGGTCGATATCTCGGTGGCGCTCGCAGAGGAAAAGGACGACGCGGTGGTCTTGGAGTTCGCGGTGTGCGACACCGGACCGGGGATCCCAGACGAGCAGATCGACGTGATCTTCGAGTCGTTCAAGCAGTTGCGAAGCTCGTACACCGAGCCGTGGCAGGGGAGCGGGCTCGGCCTGGCCATCGTCTTGGGATTGGTCGAGCTGATGGGCGGGGAGATTCGGGTCGAAAGCGAGCTCGGTCGGGGGAGCGCCTTTCGTGTTTGCGTCGAACTCACCCACCCGGAGGGGACCTGTGCGGGACGGAGCGAGACGTGGTGCGCGCCGAAACTGGAGGGTGAGGAGATGGAAGCGTCGGTGGCCGAGTCGGTGGTCGGAGCCGGCGCGAGCGCGGCTCCCAAGCGCGTCTTGGTGGCCGAAGACAACCGCGTCAATCAGGTGCTGGTCACACGCCTGCTCGAGCGCCGAGGGCACAGCGTCGAGATCGCCCCGCACGGAAAGGCGGCGGTCGACATGGTCGCGGCCGACCACTTCGACCTAGTCCTGATGGACGTGCAGATGCCGGAGATGAACGGGCTGGAGGCGACCGAAGCGATCCGACGGCGCGAAGCCCAACAGAACGGGCCACACACGCCCATCGTGGCGATGACGGCGCACGCGCGGCCCGAAGACCGCGAGCGTGCGCTCGCCGCGGGGATGGACGATTACCTGGCCAAACCCGCCAACGCCGACGAGCTGTACGCGCTCATAGACCGGCTCGCGAGCGACGCCGGCGCTCTTGCGGAGCATCCTTCTTCGTCACAGCCGACACGCCCTTGA